A genomic window from Flavobacterium sp. I3-2 includes:
- a CDS encoding PLP-dependent cysteine synthase family protein — translation MKEEIQAHDDILDLIGNTPLVRLRKVTEGLKGNFFAKVEAFNPGHSSKDRIALHIIEEAERKGILKPGSIIVETTSGNTGFSIAMVSIIKGYECVLAVTSKSSKDKIDMLRAMGAKVYVCPANVSADDPRSYYSVAKRLHEETNGSVYINQYFNELNIDAHYKTTGPEIWKQTAGQITHLIACSGTGGTISGTARFLKEMNPNIRVIGVDAFGSVLKKFHETREFDSSEIYPYRIEGMGKNLIPTATDFDSIDEFVKVTDEEAAHTARQISKTEGLFVGYTSGAAFQAAKQLNEMGEFKADSNIVVIFPDHGSRYMSKIYSEEWMNEQGFFDNVNREEEKQIEFIK, via the coding sequence ATGAAAGAAGAAATTCAAGCTCATGATGATATTTTAGATTTAATAGGAAATACACCATTAGTTAGATTAAGAAAAGTAACTGAAGGATTAAAAGGAAACTTTTTTGCTAAAGTTGAAGCATTTAATCCAGGTCACTCATCAAAAGACAGAATTGCTCTGCATATTATTGAAGAAGCAGAACGTAAAGGAATATTAAAACCAGGTAGCATTATTGTTGAAACAACTTCTGGTAATACTGGTTTCAGTATTGCAATGGTTAGCATCATCAAAGGTTACGAATGTGTTTTAGCAGTAACTTCAAAATCATCGAAAGATAAAATTGACATGTTACGTGCTATGGGCGCAAAAGTTTATGTTTGTCCTGCTAATGTTTCTGCAGACGACCCAAGGTCATATTACAGCGTTGCAAAACGTTTACATGAAGAAACAAATGGTTCGGTATACATCAATCAGTATTTTAATGAATTAAATATTGATGCGCATTACAAAACAACAGGACCTGAAATTTGGAAACAAACTGCTGGACAAATCACGCATTTAATTGCTTGTTCTGGTACAGGTGGAACGATTTCTGGAACGGCTCGTTTCTTAAAAGAAATGAATCCAAATATACGAGTGATTGGAGTTGATGCTTTTGGATCGGTTTTGAAAAAATTTCATGAAACTAGAGAATTTGATTCTTCTGAAATTTATCCGTATCGAATTGAAGGAATGGGTAAAAATTTAATTCCAACTGCTACAGATTTTGATTCAATAGACGAATTTGTAAAAGTAACGGATGAAGAAGCTGCACATACAGCACGTCAGATTTCAAAAACAGAAGGTTTATTTGTTGGGTATACTTCTGGAGCAGCTTTTCAAGCAGCGAAACAATTAAACGAAATGGGAGAATTCAAAGCTGATAGTAATATCGTAGTTATTTTTCCTGACCATGGATCGCGTTATATGAGTAAAATTTATAGCGAAGAATGGATGAACGAACAAGGTTTCTTTGATAACGTAAATCGTGAAGAAGAAAAACAAATAGAATTTATCAAATAA
- a CDS encoding S9 family peptidase, whose protein sequence is MNQNIKEPIAKIIPKELEKHGDIRIDNYYWMNERENQEVIDYLNDENSYYEVMTSHTKDFQVALFEEMKSRIKEDDSSVPYFYNGYYYITRFEKGKDYPIYARKKGSLEAAEEILFDCNEMAKGHSYFQLGGLNISDDNKYAAFGVDTVSRREYVIQIKNLETGEIYPEKIEKTTGSSTWANDNKTLFYSRKDEQTLRPDRIFKHVLGNDLAADELIFTEADETFTTHIYKSKSKKYLILGSESTLTSEYQILEADNPNGTFRIFQPRTRELEYSISHYGNHWYITTNADDATNFKVMITDEDKTAIENWKDLIPHREEVLIEGIDIFKNFLVISERSNGLSHIKIQPWKNPEASYYLPFDNETYTAYTTTNVDFDTDILRYGYQSMATPSSVIDFNMVTKEKEVKKEQQVLGGKFNKDNYIEKRVWATAEDGTEVPMSMVYHKDTKLDGSAPLLQYAYGSYGSTMEPYFSTVRLTLLDRGFIYVIAHIRGGEDLGREWYEEGKLLEKKNTFTDFIDCSKYLIAEKYTSPQHLYAEGGSAGGLLMGAVMNMAPELYNGVIAQVPFVDVVTTMLDDSIPLTTGEYDEWGNPNEKEYYDYMKSYSPYDNVEAKEYPNLYVSTGFHDSQVQYWEPAKWIAKLRALRTNKNLLLFDINMDAGHGGASGRFESLKEVAKEFAFLLDLEGISK, encoded by the coding sequence ATGAATCAAAATATAAAAGAACCAATTGCTAAAATTATTCCTAAAGAATTAGAAAAGCATGGCGATATCCGAATTGATAATTATTATTGGATGAACGAACGTGAAAACCAAGAAGTTATTGATTATTTAAATGACGAAAATAGTTATTATGAAGTAATGACTTCTCATACTAAAGATTTTCAGGTAGCATTGTTTGAAGAAATGAAATCGAGAATTAAAGAAGATGATTCTTCGGTTCCATATTTCTACAACGGTTATTATTACATAACTCGATTTGAGAAAGGAAAAGATTATCCGATTTACGCTCGTAAAAAAGGAAGTTTAGAAGCTGCCGAAGAAATTTTGTTTGATTGTAATGAAATGGCAAAAGGACATTCGTACTTTCAATTAGGTGGTTTAAATATTTCTGACGATAATAAATACGCAGCCTTCGGAGTAGATACCGTTTCGCGTCGTGAATATGTAATTCAGATTAAAAATCTTGAAACAGGCGAAATTTATCCTGAGAAAATTGAAAAAACTACTGGAAGTTCAACTTGGGCAAATGACAATAAAACCTTATTCTATTCACGTAAAGATGAGCAAACTTTGCGTCCAGACCGAATTTTTAAACATGTTTTAGGAAATGATTTAGCTGCTGATGAATTGATTTTTACTGAAGCTGACGAAACATTTACAACGCATATTTACAAATCTAAATCTAAGAAATATTTAATTTTAGGTTCTGAAAGCACCTTGACTTCTGAATATCAAATTTTAGAAGCCGATAATCCAAATGGTACATTCAGAATTTTTCAACCGCGTACGCGTGAGTTAGAATATTCGATTTCGCATTACGGAAATCATTGGTACATTACTACAAATGCAGATGATGCAACGAATTTTAAAGTAATGATTACCGATGAAGATAAAACGGCTATTGAAAATTGGAAAGATTTGATTCCTCATCGCGAAGAAGTTTTAATAGAAGGAATTGATATTTTCAAAAACTTCTTGGTAATTTCAGAGCGTTCAAACGGATTATCACACATTAAAATTCAACCATGGAAAAACCCAGAAGCATCGTATTATTTACCATTTGATAACGAAACTTATACAGCTTATACAACTACAAATGTAGATTTTGATACCGATATTTTACGTTACGGATATCAATCTATGGCAACACCTTCTTCTGTTATCGATTTTAATATGGTAACGAAGGAAAAAGAAGTTAAAAAAGAACAGCAAGTTTTAGGAGGTAAATTCAATAAAGATAATTACATCGAAAAACGTGTTTGGGCTACTGCCGAAGACGGAACAGAAGTACCCATGTCAATGGTTTATCATAAAGATACCAAATTAGATGGTTCAGCTCCGTTATTACAATATGCTTACGGTTCTTATGGCTCAACGATGGAACCTTATTTTTCAACCGTTCGCTTAACGTTATTAGATCGCGGATTTATTTATGTCATTGCGCACATTCGTGGCGGTGAAGATTTAGGTCGTGAATGGTATGAAGAAGGAAAATTATTAGAAAAGAAAAATACGTTTACCGATTTTATCGATTGTTCTAAATATTTAATCGCTGAGAAATATACTTCTCCACAACATTTGTATGCCGAAGGTGGTTCTGCCGGAGGATTGTTGATGGGTGCAGTTATGAATATGGCTCCAGAATTATATAATGGAGTGATTGCTCAAGTTCCGTTTGTTGATGTTGTTACTACTATGTTAGACGATAGTATTCCGTTAACAACAGGCGAATACGATGAATGGGGAAATCCGAACGAAAAAGAATATTATGATTATATGAAATCATATTCTCCGTATGATAATGTTGAAGCTAAAGAATATCCAAACCTTTATGTTTCTACAGGTTTCCACGATTCGCAAGTACAATATTGGGAACCTGCAAAATGGATTGCAAAGTTAAGAGCGCTTCGAACAAATAAAAATTTATTATTGTTTGATATTAACATGGATGCAGGTCATGGCGGGGCTTCAGGTAGATTCGAGTCTTTAAAAGAGGTTGCAAAAGAATTTGCTTTTTTATTAGATTTAGAAGGAATTTCGAAATAG
- a CDS encoding YbaB/EbfC family nucleoid-associated protein → MFGDLMGMMGKMQEAQKKIEEAKKRLDTVLVDEKSADGLLEVTLTANRTIRSLNISEELMEDKEQLEDYLIMVLNKAIAKATNINEAELAAAAKDGMPNIPGMDLFK, encoded by the coding sequence ATGTTTGGAGACTTAATGGGAATGATGGGCAAAATGCAAGAAGCTCAGAAAAAAATTGAAGAAGCTAAAAAACGTTTAGATACTGTTTTAGTTGATGAAAAAAGCGCTGACGGTTTACTTGAAGTTACTTTAACTGCAAACAGAACGATTCGTTCTTTAAATATTTCTGAAGAATTAATGGAAGACAAAGAGCAATTGGAAGATTATTTAATTATGGTTTTAAATAAAGCGATTGCTAAAGCTACAAATATCAATGAAGCTGAATTGGCTGCTGCTGCAAAAGATGGAATGCCAAATATTCCAGGAATGGATTTATTTAAATAA
- a CDS encoding DUF4369 domain-containing protein: MKKFLFLTAIACSIISCGKETGNLNLSGEIKGLKQGTIYIKTAKESGLTTLDSIVFDGKSTFNTSLQIEEPQVLYFSLNRGVSNSIDNDLMFFAEPGEMKITTSLERFYGDAKVEGSKNQELFDKYLASKRLLSNKQNELIKDQILYSKSGFQKKADSLDLVIQKISTRIYLNAANFALKNKDKEIAPYIAITEIAPISDKYLDTIQKSLPENIAKSLYGKALIEMNK, translated from the coding sequence ATGAAAAAGTTTTTATTTTTAACTGCAATCGCTTGTTCGATTATTTCGTGCGGAAAAGAAACTGGAAATTTAAATTTATCAGGTGAAATCAAAGGTTTAAAACAAGGGACAATTTATATTAAAACTGCTAAAGAATCTGGTTTAACAACTTTAGATAGTATTGTTTTTGATGGCAAATCAACTTTCAATACATCGTTGCAAATAGAAGAGCCGCAGGTTTTATATTTTAGTTTAAATCGTGGTGTCTCAAATTCGATTGATAATGATTTGATGTTTTTTGCAGAACCAGGCGAGATGAAAATCACAACATCTTTAGAGCGATTTTATGGAGATGCAAAAGTTGAAGGTTCTAAAAATCAAGAATTATTTGATAAGTATTTAGCTAGTAAACGTTTATTGTCAAATAAACAAAATGAATTGATAAAAGACCAAATATTATATTCAAAATCAGGATTTCAGAAAAAAGCTGATAGTTTGGATTTGGTCATTCAGAAAATAAGTACACGTATTTATCTTAACGCTGCTAATTTTGCACTTAAGAATAAAGATAAAGAAATTGCTCCTTATATTGCAATTACTGAGATTGCTCCTATTTCTGATAAATATTTAGACACGATTCAAAAATCACTTCCAGAAAACATTGCTAAAAGTTTATACGGAAAAGCTTTAATTGAAATGAATAAATAA
- the pdxH gene encoding pyridoxamine 5'-phosphate oxidase, with product MSDLGNYRKSYEKSELLETSIDSNPMMQFQKWFYEVEEFGGVDEVNAMTVSSIGLDGFPKARVVLLKKYNENGFVFYTNYESEKGKAILANPNICLSFFWPSIERQVIIKGIAKKVDPQVSDNYFHSRPVGSQLGALVSPQSQVIESRSFLENNLKDLEQEFEGKEIPRPEHWGGFLVEPVSIEFWQGRANRLHDRIRYTLNDFDWKIERLAP from the coding sequence ATGAGTGATTTAGGTAATTATAGAAAATCGTACGAAAAGAGTGAATTGTTAGAAACTTCAATCGATTCAAATCCAATGATGCAATTTCAGAAATGGTTTTATGAAGTTGAAGAATTTGGTGGAGTTGATGAGGTAAATGCCATGACAGTTTCTTCGATTGGATTAGATGGTTTTCCGAAAGCTCGTGTGGTTTTATTAAAAAAATATAACGAAAACGGATTTGTTTTTTACACCAATTACGAATCCGAAAAAGGAAAAGCTATTTTGGCAAATCCAAATATTTGTTTGTCTTTTTTTTGGCCTTCAATCGAGCGCCAAGTAATCATAAAAGGAATTGCTAAAAAAGTAGATCCACAAGTTTCAGATAATTATTTTCATAGTCGACCTGTAGGAAGTCAGCTTGGAGCATTAGTTTCTCCGCAAAGTCAAGTGATTGAATCGAGATCTTTTTTAGAGAATAATTTAAAAGATTTAGAACAAGAATTTGAAGGTAAAGAAATTCCAAGACCTGAACATTGGGGCGGATTTTTAGTAGAACCGGTTTCTATTGAATTTTGGCAAGGTAGAGCCAACCGTTTACACGACCGAATAAGATATACTTTAAACGATTTCGATTGGAAAATAGAACGTTTAGCACCGTAA
- a CDS encoding ribonuclease Z, with protein sequence MKLTILGCYSATPRTITNPTSQIIEINNQMFLIDCGEGTQVQLRKHKIKFSKINHIFISHLHGDHFYGLVGLISTFMLLNRQNDLHVYGPKGIKEVILLQLRLSNSFTGYGLYFHELTSKESQVIYEDNKVKVSTIPLQHRVYTNGFLFQEKPGDRKLNLGAVFNYEIDKCYYQKIKNGSDITLDDGRVIPNEKLTFDPTPPESYAFCSDTKYDESIIPLIENVDVLYHESTFLEQDKDKTTHTMHATAIEAAIIAKKANVGTLVLGHYSTRYGNIKLFKEEAKTIFENVLLGDDGKVFEFNK encoded by the coding sequence ATGAAATTAACCATATTAGGTTGCTATTCTGCAACACCTCGTACCATAACCAATCCGACTTCACAAATTATTGAAATCAATAATCAAATGTTTTTAATAGATTGTGGAGAAGGAACTCAGGTACAACTTCGAAAACACAAAATTAAGTTTTCAAAAATCAATCATATTTTTATATCGCATCTTCACGGCGACCATTTTTATGGTTTAGTCGGATTGATTTCTACGTTTATGTTGTTAAATCGCCAGAACGATTTACATGTTTACGGGCCAAAAGGAATTAAAGAAGTTATTTTGCTTCAATTGCGATTATCCAATTCATTTACTGGTTACGGATTGTATTTTCACGAATTAACTTCGAAAGAATCGCAAGTGATTTATGAAGATAATAAAGTAAAAGTTTCAACTATTCCGTTGCAACATCGCGTGTACACCAACGGATTTTTATTTCAAGAAAAACCAGGTGACCGAAAATTGAATTTAGGTGCTGTTTTTAATTATGAAATTGATAAATGTTATTATCAGAAAATAAAAAATGGTTCGGATATTACTTTGGATGATGGACGAGTTATTCCAAATGAAAAATTAACTTTCGATCCAACTCCACCAGAATCTTATGCTTTTTGTTCGGACACGAAATACGATGAATCGATTATTCCTTTAATAGAAAATGTCGATGTTTTGTACCACGAATCTACTTTTTTAGAACAAGATAAAGACAAAACCACACATACCATGCACGCAACGGCTATCGAAGCGGCTATAATTGCTAAGAAAGCAAACGTTGGAACCTTGGTTCTTGGACATTATTCTACCCGTTACGGAAACATTAAATTGTTTAAAGAAGAAGCTAAAACCATATTTGAAAATGTGCTATTAGGTGATGATGGAAAAGTTTTTGAATTTAATAAATAA
- a CDS encoding ribonuclease Z has protein sequence MKVKEKGHTVIIKRSEESIEELITKIQDNYATFQNNNLVIDVCNETFDATELSLFEDLKSKHKNNKKSFVIVFENADFNEIDEEEVIVVPTLQEAFDIIEMEEIERDLGF, from the coding sequence ATGAAAGTAAAAGAAAAAGGACATACCGTTATCATTAAACGCAGCGAAGAATCGATTGAAGAATTAATTACTAAGATTCAAGATAATTATGCAACGTTTCAAAACAACAATTTGGTTATTGATGTTTGTAACGAAACGTTTGATGCTACTGAACTTTCTTTGTTCGAAGATTTAAAATCAAAACATAAAAACAATAAAAAATCTTTTGTGATTGTTTTTGAAAATGCAGATTTTAATGAAATCGATGAAGAAGAAGTAATCGTTGTTCCTACACTTCAAGAAGCTTTCGATATCATAGAGATGGAAGAAATTGAAAGAGATTTAGGTTTTTAA
- a CDS encoding aspartate carbamoyltransferase catalytic subunit translates to MKELSVNHLLGIKYINKNDIDLIFETADHFKEVINRPIKKVPSLRDVTIANIFFENSTRTKLSFELAQKRLSADVISFSAAQSSVKKGETLIDTVNNILSMKVDMVVMRHSNPGAAHFLSKNVKASIVNAGDGAHEHPTQGLLDSFTIREHLGEVGGKKVVIVGDILHSRVALSNIFALQMQGAEVMVCGPKTLIPRYITELGVKYEPNLRKALEWCDVANMLRVQNERLDVNYFPSTREYAQQYGLDKQLLDSLNKEIIVMHPGPINRGVEISSDVADSQQSVILNQVENGVAVRMAVIYLLASKIK, encoded by the coding sequence ATGAAAGAATTAAGCGTTAATCATTTGTTAGGAATCAAGTACATAAATAAAAATGATATTGATTTAATATTTGAAACAGCCGACCATTTTAAAGAAGTTATTAATCGCCCTATTAAAAAAGTTCCTTCGTTGCGTGATGTAACGATAGCGAACATTTTTTTTGAAAACAGTACACGTACAAAGCTTTCGTTTGAGTTAGCTCAAAAAAGATTATCTGCCGATGTGATTAGTTTTTCTGCTGCGCAATCGTCAGTGAAAAAAGGAGAAACTTTAATCGATACGGTAAATAATATTCTTTCAATGAAAGTTGATATGGTCGTTATGCGTCACAGCAATCCAGGTGCGGCTCATTTCTTATCAAAAAATGTAAAAGCAAGTATCGTAAACGCAGGTGATGGTGCTCACGAACATCCAACGCAAGGTTTATTGGATAGTTTTACTATTCGCGAACATTTAGGTGAAGTAGGAGGTAAGAAAGTTGTTATTGTTGGTGATATTCTTCATTCGCGTGTAGCTTTATCAAATATTTTTGCTTTACAAATGCAAGGTGCAGAAGTTATGGTTTGCGGTCCAAAAACTTTAATTCCAAGATATATTACAGAATTAGGTGTAAAATACGAACCTAATTTACGCAAAGCTTTAGAATGGTGTGATGTTGCAAATATGTTACGTGTCCAAAACGAACGTTTAGATGTAAACTATTTCCCATCAACTAGAGAATACGCGCAACAATACGGATTAGATAAACAATTATTAGATTCGTTAAACAAAGAGATCATCGTAATGCACCCAGGACCGATTAATCGTGGAGTTGAAATTTCTTCTGATGTTGCAGATTCGCAACAATCGGTTATTTTAAATCAGGTAGAAAACGGTGTTGCTGTTCGTATGGCGGTAATTTATTTGTTGGCATCTAAAATAAAATAG
- the pyrR gene encoding bifunctional pyr operon transcriptional regulator/uracil phosphoribosyltransferase PyrR produces MSPKILLSSKEVNIILHRLACQLVEKHLDFSNTVLIGIQPRGKYLAERIKEIIEKEYHIQNIELGFLDITFFRDDFRRNEKPIEANKTQIDFLVEDKKVVFIDDVLYTGRSINAALTAIQSFGRPNEVELMVLIDRRFSRHLPIQPDYRGRQVDAFNDDKVKVQWKGVDAQEDQVLLSESEK; encoded by the coding sequence ATGAGTCCAAAAATATTGTTATCTTCAAAAGAAGTTAATATCATACTTCATCGTTTGGCTTGTCAATTAGTTGAAAAACATTTAGATTTTTCAAACACTGTTTTAATTGGAATTCAACCAAGAGGAAAATATTTAGCCGAAAGAATAAAAGAAATTATCGAAAAGGAATATCATATTCAAAATATAGAATTAGGTTTCTTGGATATTACTTTCTTTAGAGATGATTTTCGTAGAAACGAAAAACCTATTGAGGCAAACAAAACACAAATCGATTTTCTTGTAGAAGATAAAAAAGTGGTATTTATTGACGACGTACTATATACAGGTCGTAGTATTAACGCAGCTTTAACAGCTATTCAATCTTTTGGAAGACCAAATGAAGTTGAATTAATGGTTTTAATCGATAGACGTTTTAGTCGTCATTTACCAATTCAACCAGATTATAGAGGACGTCAAGTTGATGCTTTTAATGATGATAAAGTAAAAGTACAATGGAAAGGCGTTGATGCGCAAGAAGACCAAGTACTTTTATCTGAAAGTGAAAAATAA
- a CDS encoding DUF5715 family protein: MKKIFSLLLLGTFTMVSAQKRNIIEPSAEYVTHLNAAKSHKVDLIKNKKQLDRLVKGGKLVKVKQRGYGYRIDHLTHSHAYLIPLANSVLSDMARDFVKETGQNFFVVTSMTRTEDDQNRLRKINPNASSNDSSHSYGSAIDISYVRFNHKKEVNSKLENSLENILNQYEKAGKIYFVKEKKMKCFHIIFRK, from the coding sequence ATGAAAAAAATATTTAGCTTGTTGTTATTGGGAACTTTTACAATGGTAAGTGCTCAAAAAAGAAACATCATAGAACCATCTGCAGAATATGTTACGCATTTAAATGCTGCTAAGTCACATAAAGTTGATTTGATTAAAAACAAAAAACAACTTGATAGATTGGTTAAAGGCGGTAAATTAGTAAAAGTTAAACAACGTGGTTACGGTTACAGAATTGACCATTTAACACACAGTCATGCGTATTTAATTCCTTTAGCAAATTCGGTTTTATCTGATATGGCTCGTGATTTTGTTAAAGAAACGGGACAGAATTTTTTTGTTGTAACTTCGATGACTCGAACTGAGGATGACCAAAATAGATTACGTAAAATTAATCCTAACGCATCTTCAAACGATAGTTCACATAGCTACGGAAGTGCAATTGATATTTCTTACGTTAGATTTAATCATAAAAAAGAAGTAAATTCTAAATTAGAAAATAGCTTAGAGAATATTTTAAATCAATATGAAAAAGCAGGAAAGATTTATTTTGTAAAAGAAAAAAAAATGAAATGCTTTCATATCATTTTCAGAAAATAA
- a CDS encoding alanine/glycine:cation symporter family protein, whose amino-acid sequence MKYFDSIISFLNSIIWSPPFIIVCILIGLYFTYKTKLLQIRNLKDMVQLLFKEGSSDKGVSPFQAFSMAIAGRVGTGNIAGVATAIAFGGPGAIFWMWVIAFFGSATAYIEAALGQIYKVEKNGEYVGGPAYYIEKGLGKKWYAVLFAIVTIISCTLFLPGVQSNSIANGLEGAFNFDHLYTGIGVAIALALIVFGGAKRIGKFAEVIVPFMAGAYILMAIIIMVMNFSKIPEVFSLIISSAFGVHSTFGGILGSAVAWGIKRGIYSNEAGQGTAPHAAAAAATSHPAKQGLVQAFSVYIDTLFVCSATAFMILFTGQYNVYKDEAKNIKQIENSTYIIENLPSVEDGPAFTQGAISYHFPAIGSEFVGIALLLFAFTTAMAYYFIAESNLKYIDKTNNKIYLWMLRILFLGSVIIGAVNTGGSSWAIGDIGVGLMAWLNLIAIFLLRKPALLALADYRKQKKEGKDPKFNPDDLGIKNTTEWNNK is encoded by the coding sequence ATGAAATACTTTGATAGTATTATTTCTTTTTTAAACAGTATTATTTGGTCACCTCCATTTATTATTGTTTGTATTTTAATTGGTTTATACTTCACTTACAAAACAAAACTCCTTCAAATTCGGAATTTAAAAGACATGGTTCAGCTTCTCTTTAAAGAAGGTTCGAGTGACAAAGGTGTAAGTCCGTTCCAAGCATTTTCTATGGCAATTGCCGGACGAGTTGGAACCGGAAACATTGCTGGTGTTGCTACTGCAATTGCTTTTGGTGGACCCGGAGCCATTTTTTGGATGTGGGTTATTGCTTTTTTTGGAAGTGCAACTGCATACATAGAGGCTGCTTTAGGTCAGATTTATAAAGTAGAAAAAAACGGTGAATACGTTGGTGGACCTGCTTATTATATCGAGAAAGGTTTAGGTAAAAAATGGTATGCTGTTTTATTTGCCATTGTAACAATTATAAGTTGTACACTTTTTTTACCTGGAGTTCAAAGTAATAGTATTGCGAACGGTTTAGAAGGAGCTTTTAATTTTGACCATCTTTATACAGGAATTGGAGTTGCTATTGCTTTAGCGTTGATTGTTTTTGGTGGTGCTAAACGAATTGGAAAATTTGCAGAAGTAATTGTTCCTTTTATGGCTGGAGCCTATATTTTAATGGCAATCATTATAATGGTAATGAATTTCTCTAAAATTCCTGAAGTGTTTTCTTTAATTATCAGTTCAGCTTTTGGTGTTCATTCTACTTTTGGTGGAATCTTAGGTTCTGCTGTTGCTTGGGGAATTAAAAGAGGAATTTATTCAAACGAAGCCGGTCAAGGAACTGCACCACATGCTGCTGCTGCTGCTGCGACATCGCATCCTGCAAAACAAGGTTTGGTTCAAGCTTTCTCTGTATATATTGATACGTTATTTGTTTGTAGCGCAACTGCTTTTATGATTCTTTTCACAGGACAATACAACGTTTATAAAGACGAAGCAAAAAATATCAAACAAATAGAAAACTCGACTTATATAATAGAAAATCTACCAAGCGTTGAAGATGGCCCTGCATTTACTCAAGGTGCAATTTCGTATCATTTCCCAGCAATTGGAAGTGAGTTTGTTGGAATTGCGTTACTTCTTTTCGCTTTTACAACAGCGATGGCATATTATTTTATTGCTGAATCAAATTTAAAATACATTGACAAAACCAATAATAAAATTTATTTATGGATGTTACGTATTTTATTTTTAGGAAGTGTAATCATTGGCGCAGTTAATACAGGCGGAAGTAGTTGGGCAATTGGCGATATTGGTGTCGGACTTATGGCTTGGTTAAATTTAATTGCAATCTTCTTACTTAGAAAACCAGCATTATTAGCTTTGGCAGACTATCGTAAACAGAAAAAAGAAGGTAAAGACCCTAAATTTAATCCTGATGATTTAGGAATCAAAAATACAACCGAATGGAATAATAAATAA
- a CDS encoding DUF4833 domain-containing protein — MKMFFLFLFHIALTFSSFGQDNYPIPKKNENSLFYIQHNNNHNTYIYEAKLIGSNFDVKNPVDSYRILYSEGGKRKSLTEIQKKMAYGLDIKKTGTNLFEMYLAVSKDVKLNLFLNGSGKPKVWVKIDNKKIILNRIFVQIKKGSNSLKPDVENVIFEGDDFVSGNKVKVIKKIK; from the coding sequence ATGAAAATGTTTTTTTTATTTCTGTTTCATATTGCTTTGACTTTTTCATCTTTTGGACAAGATAATTATCCCATTCCGAAAAAAAATGAAAACAGTTTGTTTTATATTCAACATAATAACAATCATAATACATACATATATGAAGCTAAATTAATCGGTTCAAATTTTGATGTTAAAAATCCAGTTGATTCTTATCGAATTCTTTATTCCGAAGGTGGTAAAAGAAAATCATTAACTGAAATTCAAAAGAAAATGGCTTACGGATTGGATATTAAGAAAACAGGAACGAATCTGTTTGAAATGTATTTGGCGGTTTCTAAAGATGTCAAACTAAATTTATTTTTGAATGGAAGTGGAAAACCAAAAGTTTGGGTAAAAATTGATAATAAAAAAATAATTCTAAATCGCATTTTTGTTCAAATTAAAAAAGGAAGTAACAGTCTGAAACCAGATGTTGAAAATGTAATTTTTGAAGGTGATGATTTTGTTTCGGGAAATAAAGTTAAGGTGATTAAGAAAATTAAATAA